One region of Diabrotica undecimpunctata isolate CICGRU chromosome 6, icDiaUnde3, whole genome shotgun sequence genomic DNA includes:
- the LOC140444700 gene encoding dTTP/UTP pyrophosphatase, translated as MLEPFLSQLNEMRIVLASGSKQRAALLTSTKLKYEIVPSDYEENLDPKEHTFSEFVEKTATGKLLDVWEKLKNDTRRPDIIIGVDTMVTYNGRMYGKPKSRNDAIKTITDLTQSGIPNSVYTGVAIRYKSNIHTFTEVTTVYMLKLDLEEIVAYVDTGESKGKAGGYGIQGIASTFVTRIEGDCNNVIGLPLCRLASELKKIIANK; from the exons ATGTTGGAACCATTTCTAAGTCAACTAAATGAAATGAGAATTGTTTTGGCCAGTGGGTCAAAACAACGTGCTGCCTTGTTAACTAGTACG AAACTCAAATACGAAATTGTACCTTCTGATTACGAAGAGAATTTAGATCCAAAAGAGCACACATTCTCAGAGTTCGTGGAAAAAACAGCGACTGGAAAACTCTTGGACGTTTGGGAGAAATTAAAAAATGACACCAGAAGACCTGATATAATCATAGGTGTTGACACGATGGTTACATATAATGGACGAATGTATGGTAAACCAAAATCACGCAATGATGCTATTAAAACTATAACGGA CTTGACCCAATCTGGCATACCAAATTCAGTTTACACAGGTGTTGCAATTAGATACAAGAGTAATATCCATACATTCACGGAGGTGACAACGGTATACATGCTTAAACTTGATTTGGAGGAAATTGTAGCATACGTAGACACTGGCGAGTCAAA gggAAAAGCAGGAGGATATGGAATCCAGGGGATCGCTAGTACGTTTGTGACGAGGATAGAGGGCGACTGCAACAACGTTATTGGTTTGCCATTGTGTAGACTAGCTAGCGAGCTGAAAAAAATTATTGCcaataaatga
- the LOC140442975 gene encoding uncharacterized protein yields the protein MGSNVSTKTDRSSSSIMSNQNATIEPSKIIIDQSDQNISNSDQCSSVSDQTGSSSSSCHQNGTEELKELPSSTNVEELKSNKKAIEFSDDTTGVDKNEDEDSATESLPPTEELIEEPHDRSDGSDSGLGSELSEERPQEIVANIESDSESLFLYNTITNTQFEEFARQVTNSNDNMSGVQSKNKQTKSSLKRKLVADENDEPKAKKRKGITFDSVTVFYFPRTQGFTCVPSQGGSTLGMGAHHSHVKKFSIAEHALEQRRIHRQLLQQLRSERNVTGGTATSSDESDSEDEASEGSDTEMDPDNFYFLQPVPTRQRRALLRAAGVRKIDSIEKDECRNIRTSREFCGCGCKGYCDPDTCSCSQAGIKCQVDRLNFPCGCSRDNCGNSSGRIEFNPVRVRTHFIHTLMRLELEKEKEGKLENKDIPVPQNWMNNERLIPAPHQDQSSAKCPINKYNSSLLRDVNLTANVEAENCVHTGSFTNLHYGAPGEGPGNHLPDRADSLDLYTFRENCYGDESNQEERKQPFHGQAFHFSGVGFGNYVPGHQNQYAQPYQQTFSEFPPMFTPYGGMYVPEFSQKPLDGAFHQNYENFNTENNFPESKENQYTNLNPVASNSKIESFSELLNGRYGGYSSYEGEFSSLNSECSANSLEKNNDNSTSTNEECDENFGEIIKKSMVETVSA from the exons ATGGGATCTAACGTCTCGACAAAAACGGACAGATCATCCTCATCAATCATGTCCAACCAAAACGCCACCATTGAACCATCGAAAATCATCATCGACCAATCCGACCAAAACATCTCCAATTCAGACCAGTGCAGTTCCGTCTCCGACCAAACCGGTTCCAGTAGTTCTAGTTGTCACCAAAACGGTACCGAAGAGTTAAAGGAACTACCTTCAAGTACAAACGTCGAAGAgctgaaatcaaataaaaaagcaATAGAATTTAGTGATGATACTACAGGTGTAGATAAGAATGAAGACGAAGACTCTGCAACGGAGAGTCTGCCGCCTACTGAAGAATTAATTGAGGAACCCCACGATCGATCGGATGGTTCAGACTCTGGTTTAGGTTCAGAGTTGAGCGAAGAACGACCACAGGAAATAGTGGCGAATATAGAAAGCGATAGCGAGTCTTTGTTTCTATACAATACAATAACTAACACGCAGTTTGAGGAATTTGCGAGGCAAGTTACTAATAGTAACGACAACATGAGCGGCGTACAATCCaagaataaacaaacaaaaagcaGTCTTAAGCGAAAGCTTGTTGCAGATGAAAACGACGAACCCAAAGCTAAAAAAAGAAAAGGTATCACTTTTGACAGTGTCACCGTCTTCTATTTTCCCAGAACGCAAGGTTTTACTTGCGTTCCTTCACAAGGCGGCTCTACCTTAGGCATGGGAGCTCACCATTCGCATGTAAAGAAGTTCTCCATAGCTGAGCATGCCTTAGAGCAAAGAAGGATTCATAGACAACTTCTGCAGCAACTTCGCTCCGAGAGAAACGTTACAGGCGGCACAGCAACTTCCAGTGACGAATCGGACAGTGAAGATGAAGCCAGCGAAGGCTCAGACACCGAAATGGACCCCGACAATTTCTACTTCCTTCAGCCAGTTCCTACAAGGCAGCGGAGAGCTCTTCTACGGGCTGCTGGAGTGAGGAAGATCGACTCGATAGAGAAGGATGAGTGCAGGAACATTCGGACGTCCCGGGAGTTCTGTGGATGTGGTTGTAAGGGATATTGTGATCCGGACACTTGTTCCTGCAGTCAAGCGGGGATCAAATGTCAAGTAGATAGACTTAATTTTCCTTGTGGCTGTTCTAGAGACAATTGCGGGAATTCGAGTGGAAGAATCGAGTTCAATCCTGTTCGGGTTCGGACACATTTCATACATACACTTATGAG GCTAGAACTAGAAAAAGAAAAGGAAGGCAAGTTGGAAAACAAAGACATCCCAGTCCCCCAAAACTGGATGAACAACGAGAGGCTAATACCCGCGCCCCACCAGGACCAATCTTCAGCGAAGTGTCCCATCAATAAGTATAATAGTAGTTTGTTACGGGACGTCAATCTTACCGCCAACGTGGAGGCTGAAAACTGCGTTCACACGGGAAGTTTCACCAACCTACATTACGGAGCTCCTGGGGAAGGCCCCGGGAATCATCTGCCGGACAGAGCTGATTCCCTGGACCTGTATACTTTCAG AGAAAATTGCTACGGTGATGAGAGTAACCAAGAGGAACGCAAACAACCGTTCCATGGCCAAGCGTTTCATTTCTCCGGCGTGGGATTCGGCAATTACGTCCCTGGCCACCAAAATCAATACGCGCAGCCCTACCAACAGACCTTCAGCGAGTTTCCTCCGATGTTCACTCCCTACGGGGGCATGTACGTTCCGGAGTTCAGCCAGAAACCCCTAGATGGAGCCTTCCATCAAAACTACGAAAATTTCAATACTGAAAACAACTTTCCGGAATCTAAAGAAAACCAATACACTAATCTGAATCCCGTGGCGAGCAATAGTAAAATAGAATCGTTCTCGGAGCTGTTGAACGGCAGATACGGCGGCTATTCCAGCTACGAGGGGGAGTTCAGTAGTTTGAATTCGGAATGTTCGGCGAATAGCTTGGAGAAGAATAACGACAATTCGACCAGCACCAATGAAGAATGCGACGAAAACTTCggcgaaattattaaaaaatctatggTAGAAACTGTCTCAGCATAA